One Coleofasciculus sp. FACHB-T130 genomic window, TAATCATCATCATGAGCAAATCGGTTGAACAGGAAGTCGAGGGCGTAGTTTCGCAGGTTGTAATATTCCGGGTCTTCCATAATCCGGGCGCGATTCCGGGGGCGGGCGAAGGGAATTTTCAAAACTTCACCGATGTTTGCCGATGGCCCGTTGGTCATCATCACCAGCCGATCTGCTAGGAAGAGTGCTTCGTCGATGTCGTGGGTAATCATCAAGACAGTAACTTGATGTTCGCGCCAGATGGTCAGCAGTTCTTCTTGTAATTCTTCCTTGGTGATGGCATCCAAGGCTCCGAATGGCTCATCCAGAATTAATACTTTAGGACGAATCGAGAGGGCACGCGCGATCGCGACTCGCTGTTTCATCCCTCCAGACAGCTGAGATGGTTTTTTATCTGCTGCTTCAGTCAGCCCCACCATTGCGAGGTGATCCCGAACGATGGTGACTTTTTCTGACCGGGGTTTGCCAGGATAAACAGAATCCACTGCTAGGTAAACGTTCTCGAAGGCAGTCAGCCAGGGAAGCAAGCAATAATTCTGGAATACCATCATCCGGTCTGGGCCGGGTTCGCGGATTTTCAGGGTTTCCAGGCGCACTTCACCGTCAGTTGGCTTATTGAAACCTGACACCATGT contains:
- a CDS encoding nitrate ABC transporter ATP-binding protein (This model describes the ATP binding subunits of ATP-binding cassette (ABC) transporters for nitrate transport, or for bicarbonate transport, in bacteria and archaea.), producing MHTLNNTGVVTQLTQETVNRDPFLVIEDVSKVYPTPTGPYTVLDGVNLTVYEGEFICLIGHSGCGKSTLLNMVSGFNKPTDGEVRLETLKIREPGPDRMMVFQNYCLLPWLTAFENVYLAVDSVYPGKPRSEKVTIVRDHLAMVGLTEAADKKPSQLSGGMKQRVAIARALSIRPKVLILDEPFGALDAITKEELQEELLTIWREHQVTVLMITHDIDEALFLADRLVMMTNGPSANIGEVLKIPFARPRNRARIMEDPEYYNLRNYALDFLFNRFAHDDD